One genomic window of Heptranchias perlo isolate sHepPer1 chromosome 12, sHepPer1.hap1, whole genome shotgun sequence includes the following:
- the si:ch211-256a21.4 gene encoding uncharacterized protein si:ch211-256a21.4 isoform X2, which yields MEMFRRFLVLGENLRLSSYFTSLVSRSSTRSCFPGTVGHSPSMIHCQIALCRLMGNRSAVEVERIFGMIASMMAVTAVCICLLLIFCWDPDNYSESKMNPGRVLHPGELLLVVLVPTALLFLISWSLFTNRHKKQIKNISQLGSGYWMGMCSWFTLLVILPIIYLMEQCSLPESEILT from the exons ATGGAAATGTTCCGCCGATTTCTTGTTCTCGGTGAGAATCTCCGCCTCAGTTCCTACTTCACTTCTTTAGTTTCGAGATCCAGCACCAGATCCTGTTTCCCCGGGACTGTTGGACATTCGCCGTCAATGATTCATTGTCAAATCGCCCTCTGCCGATTGATGGGAAATAGATCAG CTGTGGAAGTGGAGCGTATATTTGGAATGATTGCAAGTATGATGGCAGTCACAGCTGTCTGTATCTGTTTGCTGCTTATCTTCTGCTGGGACCCAGATAACTACAGTGAGTCCAAGATGAATCCTGGGCGGGTGCTGCATCCAGGAGAACTGCTGCTTGTAGTACTGGTGCCAACTG CTCTATTGTTTCTCATCTCATGGTCTTTATTCACCAACCGTCACAAGAAACAAATCAAGAATATCTCACAACTTGGCTCTGGATACTGGATGGGAATGTGTTCTTGGTTCACACTGTTAGTTATTTTACCAATTATCTATTTGATGGAGCAGTGCTCACTTCCAGAATCTGAGATTCTAACATGA
- the si:ch211-256a21.4 gene encoding uncharacterized protein si:ch211-256a21.4 isoform X1, producing the protein MGRKELRYRLLQNVLGIIGSVALIYSVFSPDWYQSKGLWHTPDIINKTAAENVQLHHQLSRAVEVERIFGMIASMMAVTAVCICLLLIFCWDPDNYSESKMNPGRVLHPGELLLVVLVPTALLFLISWSLFTNRHKKQIKNISQLGSGYWMGMCSWFTLLVILPIIYLMEQCSLPESEILT; encoded by the exons ATGGGGAGAAAGGAGCTGAGATACAGGTTGCTGCAGAACGTCTTGGGGATAATCGGCTCCGTCGCCTTGATCTACTCGGTTTTCAGCCCCGACTGGTATCAGAGTAAGGGGCTGTGGCACACGCCCGATATCATAAATAAAACAGCTGCCGAGAACGTCCAACTCCACCACCAGCTCAGCCGAG CTGTGGAAGTGGAGCGTATATTTGGAATGATTGCAAGTATGATGGCAGTCACAGCTGTCTGTATCTGTTTGCTGCTTATCTTCTGCTGGGACCCAGATAACTACAGTGAGTCCAAGATGAATCCTGGGCGGGTGCTGCATCCAGGAGAACTGCTGCTTGTAGTACTGGTGCCAACTG CTCTATTGTTTCTCATCTCATGGTCTTTATTCACCAACCGTCACAAGAAACAAATCAAGAATATCTCACAACTTGGCTCTGGATACTGGATGGGAATGTGTTCTTGGTTCACACTGTTAGTTATTTTACCAATTATCTATTTGATGGAGCAGTGCTCACTTCCAGAATCTGAGATTCTAACATGA
- the si:ch211-256a21.4 gene encoding uncharacterized protein si:ch211-256a21.4 isoform X3, which produces MGRKELRYRLLQNVLGIIGSVALIYSVFSPDWYQSKGLWHTPDIINKTAAENVQLHHQLSRAVEVERIFGMIASMMAVTAVCICLLLIFCWDPDNYSESKMNPGRVLHPGELLLVVLVPTALLFLISWSLFTNRHKKQIKNISQLGSGYWMGMCSWFTLNGLRYDLTQNGFSL; this is translated from the exons ATGGGGAGAAAGGAGCTGAGATACAGGTTGCTGCAGAACGTCTTGGGGATAATCGGCTCCGTCGCCTTGATCTACTCGGTTTTCAGCCCCGACTGGTATCAGAGTAAGGGGCTGTGGCACACGCCCGATATCATAAATAAAACAGCTGCCGAGAACGTCCAACTCCACCACCAGCTCAGCCGAG CTGTGGAAGTGGAGCGTATATTTGGAATGATTGCAAGTATGATGGCAGTCACAGCTGTCTGTATCTGTTTGCTGCTTATCTTCTGCTGGGACCCAGATAACTACAGTGAGTCCAAGATGAATCCTGGGCGGGTGCTGCATCCAGGAGAACTGCTGCTTGTAGTACTGGTGCCAACTG CTCTATTGTTTCTCATCTCATGGTCTTTATTCACCAACCGTCACAAGAAACAAATCAAGAATATCTCACAACTTGGCTCTGGATACTGGATGGGAATGTGTTCTTGGTTCACACT
- the si:ch211-256a21.4 gene encoding uncharacterized protein si:ch211-256a21.4 isoform X4: protein MGRKELRYRLLQNVLGIIGSVALIYSVFSPDWYQSKGLWHTPDIINKTAAENVQLHHQLSRAVEVERIFGMIASMMAVTAVCICLLLIFCWDPDNYSESKMNPGRVLHPGELLLVVLVPTGMD, encoded by the exons ATGGGGAGAAAGGAGCTGAGATACAGGTTGCTGCAGAACGTCTTGGGGATAATCGGCTCCGTCGCCTTGATCTACTCGGTTTTCAGCCCCGACTGGTATCAGAGTAAGGGGCTGTGGCACACGCCCGATATCATAAATAAAACAGCTGCCGAGAACGTCCAACTCCACCACCAGCTCAGCCGAG CTGTGGAAGTGGAGCGTATATTTGGAATGATTGCAAGTATGATGGCAGTCACAGCTGTCTGTATCTGTTTGCTGCTTATCTTCTGCTGGGACCCAGATAACTACAGTGAGTCCAAGATGAATCCTGGGCGGGTGCTGCATCCAGGAGAACTGCTGCTTGTAGTACTGGTGCCAACTG